A window of Terriglobus sp. RCC_193 contains these coding sequences:
- a CDS encoding GumC family protein, with the protein MMAQATLNEKLEKSSTSGEDPIQPAAASPAPVDFSAMLATLKRSRKTISGIAGVIFLATTVAAFLMPTEYSSVASFVPPTSSASSAMAALASQVSSAGGAAGMLSGSKGPGDLYAGILRSRSIADKLITRFDLKKVYRVKHDSDAVKRLASNTTITVGPKDTIIALTVQDRSPERARDLANAYLDALRDANGRLALTESSQRRLFFDQQLAQEKNALEDAEVELKKIEEESGLIAPTGQTALQIQTIEKIRAEISARRIELASMRQSSTDQNPAVVRLSSMISELERQLANLQHGSKGGDSGAIPVSKTPELQLMYVRRAREVKYHEALFELIGKQDEMAHMDEARDAPMLQVLDSASYPDVKSWPPRALFMMGGLFVGLLSGCLFVLGREYVQKS; encoded by the coding sequence ATGATGGCTCAAGCTACACTCAATGAAAAACTGGAGAAGAGCTCAACCAGTGGTGAGGACCCAATTCAACCTGCGGCTGCTTCACCGGCTCCTGTAGATTTTTCGGCCATGCTGGCGACTCTAAAGCGGAGCAGGAAGACTATCTCAGGCATTGCTGGAGTGATCTTCCTTGCAACAACAGTCGCTGCATTTCTAATGCCGACCGAGTACTCTTCCGTTGCCTCGTTTGTTCCTCCCACAAGTAGTGCAAGCTCGGCTATGGCCGCATTGGCGAGTCAAGTCTCTTCCGCAGGAGGTGCTGCGGGAATGTTAAGCGGGTCGAAGGGACCTGGCGATCTTTATGCCGGCATTCTTCGCAGCCGCTCCATCGCCGACAAACTGATCACCCGCTTTGACCTCAAGAAGGTGTATCGGGTAAAGCATGACAGTGATGCGGTGAAACGTTTGGCTTCTAATACAACAATTACTGTTGGCCCAAAAGACACAATCATTGCGCTTACTGTGCAGGATCGGAGCCCGGAGCGGGCGAGAGACCTGGCAAATGCGTACCTGGATGCATTACGAGATGCAAACGGTCGCCTTGCACTTACCGAGTCGTCTCAGCGACGCCTTTTCTTTGATCAACAGCTTGCTCAAGAGAAGAACGCATTGGAAGATGCGGAAGTCGAGCTAAAGAAGATCGAAGAGGAATCCGGTCTTATCGCTCCCACGGGGCAAACTGCGCTACAAATTCAAACCATCGAAAAGATTCGAGCCGAAATCTCTGCCCGTCGAATTGAGCTTGCCAGCATGCGCCAGTCATCCACAGACCAGAATCCTGCAGTGGTGCGATTGAGCAGCATGATTTCCGAGTTGGAACGTCAACTCGCAAATCTTCAGCATGGTAGTAAAGGCGGTGATTCCGGCGCTATCCCTGTGTCAAAGACCCCTGAATTGCAACTGATGTATGTTCGCCGCGCGCGAGAAGTGAAATATCACGAGGCACTGTTCGAACTGATTGGTAAGCAGGATGAGATGGCACATATGGATGAAGCACGCGACGCACCGATGCTTCAAGTCTTGGACTCTGCGTCTTATCCTGATGTGAAATCCTGGCCGCCCCGAGCCTTGTTTATGATGGGGGGCCTCTTTGTGGGGCTTCTGAGCGGTTGCCTTTTCGTGCTGGGACGCGAGTACGTACAGAAATCTTGA